One genomic segment of Peromyscus leucopus breed LL Stock chromosome 23, UCI_PerLeu_2.1, whole genome shotgun sequence includes these proteins:
- the Pheta1 gene encoding sesquipedalian-1, which translates to MKLNERSLAFYATCDAPVDNAGFLHKRGGRGAGSHRRWFVLRGNMLFYFEAEASREPLGVILLEGCTVELVDAREEFAFAVRFSGGRSRPYVLAADSQAALEGWVKALSRASFHYLRLVVRELEQQLAAMREGGPANAFPAHPSLVANPRPKENGRAVWSALPEQPAAAAPQRPPPPPRRRASSNGPLASFAQLHERYGLEVRALRSQWRGGQAGLAGVEGPWHPSGSGGTQTQDQP; encoded by the coding sequence ATGAAGCTGAACGAGCGCAGCCTGGCCTTCTACGCGACCTGCGACGCGCCGGTGGACAACGCCGGCTTCCTGCACAAGCGGGGCGGGCGCGGGGCGGGCTCGCACCGGCGCTGGTTCGTGCTGCGGGGCAACATGCTCTTCTACTTCGAGGCGGAGGCCAGCCGCGAGCCGCTGGGCGTCATCCTGCTGGAGGGGTGCACGGTGGAGCTGGTGGACGCCCGGGAGGAGTTTGCCTTCGCGGTGCGCTTCTCCGGAGGTCGTTCGCGGCCCTACGTGCTGGCGGCCGACAGCCAGGCAGCCCTGGAGGGCTGGGTGAAGGCGCTGTCGCGGGCCAGCTTCCACTACCTGCGTCTGGTGGTGCGcgagctggagcagcagctggcagccatGCGCGAGGGCGGCCCGGCCAACGCCTTCCCCGCCCACCCCAGCCTGGTCGCGAACCCGCGGCCCAAGGAGAACGGCCGGGCCGTATGGAGCGCGCTGCCCGAGCAACCCGCGGCTGCAGCCCCCCAGCGCCCACCGCCGCCACCCCGTCGCAGGGCCTCGTCCAACGGGCCCTTGGCGTCCTTTGCCCAGCTGCACGAGCGGTATGGGCTGGAGGTGCGGGCCCTCAGGAGCCAGTGGcgtggaggccaggctggcctagctGGCGTGGAGGGCCCTTGGCATCCTTCTGGTTCTGGTGGGACTCAGACCCAGGACCAGCCCTAA